A stretch of Pirellulales bacterium DNA encodes these proteins:
- a CDS encoding S1/P1 nuclease has translation MNRLRWFVLALLLTLLVASSARAWLFGGHMTTAAIAYDTLQQQNPQALAAAVALLKQHPQFDTMWAKQLEKVNPDDRDQALFMLAARWADDIRGNPDYNHPNWHYIDYPYKPPGQPDSVETADPKDPNIETAFRANVDIVKGTGTPAEKAVALCWIMHLVGDCHQPLHASSLFSTDYPSGDQGGNKQFVRAKPDGEPLKLHFFWDSVVGNSNDTRDIRKLAIELRNKYPQTELDPKPENVSPADFATWVQESFELAKTVVYAGGQLKSSPHKDDAPVLPDDYIQEAKKLGDQRVTLAGYRMADIIGKLFPQ, from the coding sequence TGGTTGCCTCGTCAGCCCGGGCTTGGCTTTTTGGCGGGCACATGACGACGGCCGCCATCGCCTATGACACGCTCCAGCAACAAAACCCGCAAGCCTTGGCCGCCGCCGTGGCGTTGCTCAAGCAGCATCCACAATTCGACACCATGTGGGCCAAGCAATTGGAGAAAGTGAATCCGGACGATCGCGACCAAGCCCTCTTTATGTTGGCGGCCCGCTGGGCAGACGATATCCGCGGCAACCCGGACTATAACCATCCCAACTGGCACTACATCGACTATCCTTACAAACCGCCCGGCCAGCCAGATTCGGTGGAAACCGCCGATCCCAAAGATCCAAACATTGAAACGGCCTTTCGCGCGAATGTTGACATTGTGAAGGGCACGGGAACTCCTGCCGAAAAGGCCGTGGCGTTGTGTTGGATCATGCACTTGGTGGGCGATTGCCATCAACCCTTGCATGCGTCAAGCCTGTTCAGCACAGACTATCCCAGCGGCGATCAAGGCGGCAACAAGCAATTCGTTCGTGCCAAACCCGATGGCGAGCCACTGAAGCTGCATTTCTTTTGGGACAGTGTTGTCGGCAATTCCAACGATACGCGCGATATTCGCAAATTGGCGATCGAGTTGCGCAACAAGTACCCGCAAACCGAGCTCGATCCTAAACCCGAAAATGTTTCCCCCGCTGATTTCGCCACTTGGGTTCAGGAAAGTTTTGAATTGGCCAAAACAGTGGTCTATGCAGGGGGGCAACTTAAATCCAGCCCTCATAAAGACGACGCGCCCGTGCTTCCAGACGATTACATCCAAGAGGCCAAAAAGTTGGGTGACCAACGCGTGACATTG